From Panicum hallii strain FIL2 chromosome 2, PHallii_v3.1, whole genome shotgun sequence, a single genomic window includes:
- the LOC112880856 gene encoding nonsense-mediated mRNA decay protein 2-like gives MARNKQTTRKSTRGLPHSIHHPQEVSHQEGSEQTEPKYVILEDDDDYYYDHPDGGWVDTNTEEEPMELPEDHLGVSSGSNEDPARGDGADPGAAGGDEDDDGDDDSGAPDGSDDDLDDDPNPAVAASPRPPEPDYEKQIQHLDFAEGPLPALL, from the coding sequence atggccaGAAATAAGCAGACCACccgcaagagcacccgtggGCTGCCGCATTCGATCCATCATCCGCAGGAAGTGTCTCACCAGGAGGGGTCCGAGCAGACGGAGCCCAAGTATGTGATACTCgaggatgatgatgactacTACTACGATCATCCTGACGGAGGCTGGGTGGATACTAACACTGAGgaagagcccatggagttgccggAGGACCACCTTggggtctcaagtggcagcaatgaggatcCTGCACGAGGAGACGGTGCCGATCCAGGTGCCGCAGGCGGAGATGAGGATGATGACGGTGACGACGACTCAGGTGCACCCGATGGTAGTGACGATGACCTAGATGATGATCCAAATCCAGCTGTCGCCGCAAGCCCACGGCCACCAGAGCCCgactatgagaagcagatacagcacttggactttgctgaaggtccattgCCCGCGCTTCTCtag